The Capra hircus breed San Clemente chromosome 22, ASM170441v1, whole genome shotgun sequence DNA segment GGtgtctcataccctttctttctctgtcccAGGTCCTCAGGGAACACCCCAACTACCctaaaatcagagaagaaattttGGAAAAGGCCCAAGTGTCTCTGAGGCCCTAGCTGTGGTCAGTGGGAACCAGGGAGGGTGGAAACTCTCAACCTACAGAAGTTTCATGGAGGGGGGGTAGGGAAGTGGGTCAGTGGAGAAGAGAGCCAGAAAATAACATACTCTTccccatttctgtgtgtgtgtgtggttgattTGAATCAAGCCTAATCTGGTCTAAAGGACATCCCAAAGCTTTAGGCTTTTAAGGCGCAAGGAGCAATTTGACTCTGAAGAAAGATGTCAACCAGCTTAGCTTCCCCTGGGTTCACTGGGCGACTTCTAATGGACCCCACTTTTATCCCAGACTTTCAGGGGCCAAAAGGGAACAAAGAGGTGGTTCAAAAAATACCCTACAGCTCCTAATATTTTTCGGTCAGCCCATACcagcctcccctctcctctgtgGTCCCCAGAGTCCTGAATTACAGAAGCAACCGCTCCTCCTACCAAGCCGCCCACTGGCAGGGGGCCCACACAGGCCCCCTCTGTCCATACATTCTGCCTCCTCCTCAAGGTTTTCAGCAGGCCTCTGCTGGTCCTTACCAATTTGGGAGTTTGGGACAGACCTCATCACTCTTGCTTCGGGCAGGAAAAATACATCCCAAGAAAAACTAGCTCtgcacttcagcttcagtaaaAGACAGTGGCTAACTAATTCATCTTCCAGGAACCCTTTAACACCCAAGGGGACAAAAGCAGGGGTCTCTTTGCAGATGAATAATGTTAACTGTAGCTGGCAAGAGGGTGACAGAGGTCACCTTTGCTATGCTCCCAGTacttctcttcctgtttttcagGATGGCAGTAATGGGCCAGGCTCACCGCAGGGGAAGGAGCTCTGAACTGGAGTCAGGAGGCCTAGAATCTCCCCGTGTGACCTTCCCCTCTGGGTATGTGTCCCCATCTGTGGCAGGAAATTAGACTAGATCTCTGTGTTCTCAAATTACGGTGCAAATCCGTGCCAACGATATACAGCAAACATCTGAAAGTTTCATAACTGTGCTTAAATATCATCCTTatataatagagaaaaatagCACACAAACTCATGAATTTGTAAGTGCTGTTACATAGACTACTTCTCACTTTTAAGCATATTGATATAATCgataataagtaaaatatttcgtgggcttccctggtggttcagtggtaaagaatccacctgccaatgcaggagacacaggttcaatccctgggtcgggaagatcccctggaggaggaaatggcaacctactccagtattcttgcctgggaaatcccatgggcagaggagcctgataggataCAGTTcttagggttgcgaagagtcagacctgactgacgaaacaacaacaaaatatacttAGTATGAGTAGAACACAGATAGGGCATATATTTTAAGCTGTCCAGTGACTAAGGTTTGGGAACAGTGAAGAGGTCAGGGTCCCTTCTAGAACAGCCTAAGTCATCCCTCATGACTGCGAGCCTTGTTTTTATAACATACTGATGATCACGTGCGTGGCCTTTTGGTATGAGTCAATGGTCTGGAACACCTTCCCCAGGTTACCACCATCATTCCTATGGGAAGCCAGGTGCCTTTATTATGATCTGTTTTACAAGCTAGTTTCTAGGGGTGGATTATGTTGAGAGGTACCCCTGTGGCCCTAGCTGGGAAATAGGTGGCTTAGTCCAACCATGGGCTGTGGCCATGGGATAGGAACCTGCAGAGGCTTCcaaccagagtattggagctgtGGGGAGCTACCACCCAGACCCCCAGGCTGGTCCAAGCACAGCCTCAGCACCATTGGAGAGACCCAGGTTTTGGATCATGCACACTGGAGCAATCACAAGCGCGTCGGACTTCAGGGTACACAAGGTAACTTAATGAACTAGGGTACTCCACCCTGAGATGCCTAAGACCTGGCTGTCCCTCCCTAAGCTGGTTCTGGGGACAGGTGGCCCCACTGCAGGCCAGACTCCAAACCATGAGTTCTCTAATGGCCACCCCACTGAAGATAGGACTGCGTGACCATGTCCACACGTCCTGAGGCAAGAGATACATACCTAGAGGGTCACACAACTGGCAGAAGAGGAGGATAAACCCTACAGAAAGAGAGGCAGACACTTGAAAACAGAATCGGAAGTCACAAATATGCACCAGAGACTTGCACGTTCCAGGCACTCCTGTGAGCACCAGTTTATGCATGAACTGAACAAGCTTGTGAGGTGAGTAACGTTACTATTTAGACAGTTCAGGAGACATCCAGGCACACAGACAGGAAGTAATTTGCATGTCACCTCACTAGTTAGTATAACAGCAGGGTTTCAAACCCTGGCACTTGGGGTCCATAGTCAACCTGTAAGCCATAGAGAGGAAATAAGGGGAGCCCAACACAGGccagaggcagaggatgagagcaAGAAAAAGGAAACCCAAGTCAGGTCTCTTTGGTGCCCCCTCCTAGCACTTACATGTTATTGTTCAGCCGctaggtccaactctttgtggccccatggactgcagcacgctaggctcctctgtccagcacTTGTATAAATCATCATTATTCCTAGAGCTGAGGTCAGCCTTGCTCCTCCAGCCCCCAGACTGGGGCTCCTTGGGGCAGGGTACAGCCTGCTCGTCTGGCCTTTGGCCCGGGCTTCCAGGGACAGGTCAGACAGGTCTGGCTGGTGCAGATGGGTGTTTTGCAGCTTCCGGTGCTCAAGTCCCTGGGGACCTCTGCCACTCAGTCCCACACAGGGCCTGCACCAGCCACATCCCACTACCCACCCTCACCTAGAGTGGATGACTTCACCCTCAGGGCCTGGCCGCAGCCCGGTGTGGGCGAGTGTCTGTCCCCAAGCAGACAGCCCGGTCCCCAAagactgctctgctgctgctccccaccaccacccagggGACCCCTCAGACGGTTTCATCTGCCTGGCCAGCCTCTTCTAGCTGGCTTTCCATCTCTGAGTTGACTGGCTGGCCTGGAAAGAGGGCCTGTGTGTCCCCCATGTCTGTCCCTGATGCAGCCTCCGTGTGCATACTGCTGGGCAGGGcctgtctccccctccctctcccacctcacCATCTCCTGTGTACCTGTACTCCCAGCTCCACAAATGCAGACCACGCTGTTAAAAATAGAGCCTCTTTATTGGTACCTATGAGCTCAGGTACAAGGTGTTCCCACAAGCTCGCAGGCTGGCAAGGCCTCCTGGGCAGGAGGGCAGGCCCAGAGCCTGGGCTTCTTGGCACAgacacagaagaaaaatgaataaattatagtTCTAATACTCGGGGACAATACAGAAATTATGATGCAAAATCCAACATCAGCAAACAAAGGGCATGAAAGCCATAAGGAGCCCCCCTTGCCCCTGGCCAACTGGCCGTAGGGTGTGGGCAGGTGGACGAGGCTGGGGTGCAGTGCCCGGAAAGTCCTGAGTGGTCCAGGGCCTACTGTGGGCCCTGAGGGAGCCCcttaccctctctgggcctcctgcTTCCCCCTCCTACATTTACagccttggaataaaagctgcgGCCTTTgccgggggagggggagagatgggcagaggacaggaaggaggaggggatgtGTGGAGCAGAACAGGGTTTTGATCACGGTTgatcagcccagcccagcccaaccCCTGCCCCTACTTGCTTAGCCATCCAGAGCAGGGCTGCTGCACGTTAGACAGGGCGCAAACCCATGCCTGGTCTACACCGAAGCCCCAGCAAGGGCATGGTTGCAGGACTATCAGGCAAAGGGACTttgtgggtggtggggagggtcCTGTGCCCCATCCCCGACCCCAGTATTGCTTGCCAGCCACCTAGTCTCCAAATAAATTATAGGAAATAAATTATAGTCTTCACAGTCCAGAGGATCCAGTCACCCATGAGTCTAGAACTCAGGGTGGCAGAAGAAACCATAAAAGGTGGCTGATTTCAGCCTAGTGTGGCTGTCTTCGGGCTTAGGAACATCATACAATATGGAAAAGGAGTCTGCAAagctccagggaagccacatttCTTCCCACTCCTGGCATGCGCCATGGATGTGGAAGAGAAGGTGTGGGCGTAGGGGGACGGGGCAACTGAAAGGGGAAGtacgacccccacccccacttcagcatagaaaattacaaaaataaataaatcaatccaGAGTGTTGCATGAAAATTAGTAGGAGTGCCCACATGGGAGCCAGCCAACAGGGGACCATTACATACAGACCTTGGGGAGCCCCCAAATTACAACAAAGCAGCAACAGGGTTCTTGGGGCCGGGAAAAGGCACCCTAACCCTCACACAGGCACAGGTTCCACCAGCGATGCCGGGGTGGTGTCCTCAAACAACTGGCCGTCCACAAAGGGAGCCAGGGCCTCGGCAGCGGGCTCAGTCAAGCCCATGATGGACTCCAGGAAGCAAGTGCTGGCGTCCGCAGGGGGAGAGAAGGCAGGCAAGGTGAAGTGTGGCACCTCGAGGTGGTCCAGGCTGTCAGACACCTTCCGGGAGGTGTAGTGGGGCCCCAGACTATAGTCTGGCAGGGCCTGGAGCAGCTCGAAGGAGTCGCAAGAGGACAAGCTGAGGTCCACTGAGCTGCTCTGGCCAGCGTCTGTGCTGGCTGGCACCAAGGGGCCAGGGAGGCTGCCCTCGCCCAAGCCTTCAAGGCCACTATTGAGGAAGCAGCTGGCATCCAGGTTGGCGTTTTCATCCAGGATGCCTGACGTGAGGCTAGAACTGGAATAGCTGTGGGTCCAGCTGGCCAGGCCAGTGAGGTCGCCAGTACCAAATATGTCAGCTGGGTGGAAGCAGCCGAGATTGTCCAGGCTGCCCAcacctccatcctcctcctcttcctcgcgTCCACCTCGTTCGGAGTCACTGAAGCTCAGGATACGAGCCAGGCCATCATCATCCACACCAGGCTGGAAgccagggctgggcagggccaGGTGGGCAGGGTCATCCGTGGCTTCACTGGTGCCTGAGGCTGTGGACCAATCGGTCATGTCGCTGCTGCAGCTGTTGGCTCCCAGTTCGCTGCTCACGGGGGGCTTGGCTAGGGGGAACGCAGAGGCCAGGACCTGCTCGCCCGGGCTGGGAGCGCTACCCTGGGCCGGGGCCTCCAGCTCCCCGAGGCTCTCAGCCCCCTGTTCCAGCTGCAGGCGGGTGAGCGTGTGAATGAAATGGGTCTGAACTCGAGCCTGATTAAATTCCACACGGCCCTTCGGATTCTCACAGCCCTCCCTGCAGCAACCACAGGGGAACGCTGTGTGATCCATCTGTAAAGAAAACAGAGGTGCCAGTGAGGATCCGGTGGAGCACGGAGAAGTCCCTGACCCAGGCTTGCCTTCCCAGCCCTGCCGAGCCCCAGTACCTGGCACTTGATGCCCGCCAGGCTGCAGCTACAGGTCTCAGGATCACAGACCCTGTCGCAGCGACAGCCGCAGTCCTCCCGGGACTGGCGCAGGGCCTGCAGCTCTCGCTTCTCCTCGCGATCAATCCTCCGCACACCTGAGGCCCGCAGCAGAGCCCGTCGCTTCCGGGCCGGGAAGGGCTGGAGGAAGGTCATTTCCTCCAACCGGCCGCCTGCCACGGCCAGTGCCAAGTCCTCCTCCACAGAGGCATCATCGATGGCGTCCACGGTGAGCGGCAGGCCGGCCTCTGTCTTGGGCACCCCAGTCTCCGAAAGCTGTGTCCAGGGGAATGAGGAGGAACGTGAGAGGCTGACATGACCCCACAGCTTCGGTCACTTAATAATTGCCCCCGAGTATTTATTCTGGGCTGGGCATTGTGGATGCCGTGGAATGGGACAGCCAAGAACACGCCCTCAGGCCATTCAGAAAGAGGTCTCCTATTTGCCTCATTCCCCACTTCACGGACAAACCCCTTCCCCGAGACAGACAGATACACTGACGCCACCATGTCCCATCTACTCCACCTCCCCAGTAAGGTCAGGCAGATTGAGGCTCCACGCCCCCTGGCCCTGCAATAGGAGCCCTTCTATACTCATCTGCCTCCAGAAAATACGGCAGCAGACTCTCATCAAACCAGTCAGCCCCATGGGCCTCCCAAATCCAGAAGTAAGATGGCAACCACCATGACCTTTATCCCCCCAAGGCTAGGACTTTAGAGCAGCCCGAGGGCAAGGGCCATGGAGAGAGTCTCCCCACCTTCCATCTCAGCGCCTCCAGCTTCTCCTCCTTCAAGCGTAGGCGCAGCTTCTCTTGCCGTGCCCGGGCTTGCTCCTGGGTAAACTCGGCCAGGGAGAAGCGGCGGCAGGCACTGTGGCGGGAGGCCATACCCAGGGTGCAGCCGCCACGGCTGGGCACGCTGGTGAAGCCCTGGCACCGCGGGAAGTAGaagacggtgatgccatcgaagGCCACTCGGCCTCGGCGCTTCCGGGGAGCCCGCTTCAGAATGGACAGGGCTGGAAgacaggcaggggaggggcaggcgTTAGCTCTCCGTGAAGCAGGGCCTAACCCCCAGGAAGTGATGCTGAACTATCTCTGCTCACAACCCTTGCACTCCACCCAGAAGAGAAATGGATCTGAGTTTAGGAGCCAGCCTGGCTGACGCTGGTGCTGGTAAGAGTCCAACGTCACCCTGTGTCGACACTGGCTCATTATTTACTAGTCCAAATGAGAGCATGTGTCAAGATTAAATGTCTTTCCCATCTTTAGAAGCCATTTGCAGGTCcccctttttttggggggtgtgggGGTTGCTGTGCtgcaaggcatgcaggatcttagtcccagaccaggcatcgaacgtgtgcccctgcagtggaagctcagagttttTACCACTGGACTACCACGGAAGTCCCTCTATAGTTCTTAAAGTATTGATATGTAGGAGCTTTGTATATATATTAGACATTAATCACCAGTCTAACCTATCTGTACAAatattttagttctttatttttacttgtggggttttacaaaataatttctaaagtTTATGAAATCAAAAGTATATTGAGCTTTTCCCTTATCACTTCTGCATTTTGCAACAAGCTCAgaaaggtctgctgctgctgctgctaaatcgcttcagttgtgtccgactctgtgcgaccccacagatggcagcccaccaggctcccccatccctgggattctccaggcaagaacagtggagtgggttgccatttccttctccaacgcgtgaaagtgaaaagtgaaagtgaagtcgcttagtcgtgtccgactcttcgtgaccccatgaactgcagcccaccaggctcctccccccatgggattttccaggcaagagtactggagtggggtgccattgccttctccgcagaaaGGTCTACTACCCTTTATGAGTTATTAAGTATGTCAATTAGTAAGCTATGTATTGGCATATtcaatacatatatttgtatactaCTGATTTTATTAGTTTGAACCATAAGAAGTTACCATAAAATAATTAAACCTTGGCGATGCTGTATATTTAGacttaatatattaattttgtaccaAGCTACCTGAGGGAATTCCCTAATAGGTTTTCTATATACCTGTTCTTGAATTTATCATGTAGTCGACCACCTGTAAATCATGGCAATTTTGCCTGTTCTAATCAAGTGCatttaattatctttttctttgctaACTGAATTGGCTAGCACTTCCTGAATGATGTTAACAAACAGTGGTGACAGACAGTGCCCCCAGCTGGCTCCTGACTTAGTGggactgtttccagtgtttcctcaGCAATCCTAATACCAGGTTTTGGgttaaaacatgtattttttatcATTTAGGGTAGAATTTACTTATTCTTATCACACTAAGGGTTTTATCTAGAAGGAATATTGTTGTTGtagtagttgttcagtcactaagccgtgtccagctctttgcaactccatggactgcaatatgccaagcttccctgtcgtcctctcacctcctggagtttgctcaaattcatgtccactgactcagtgatgctatctaaccatctcatcctctgctatcctcttctccttttgccagaAGGAATATTACATGTTATCAAACAGCAGCTCTCATATTTTTCCTCCTCTGACATAGTCATTTGGTAAATTTATATGAATAGATTTTACAGTATTAAACCATCCTTGTATTTCTACAGTAAACCCACAGTACTTTAGTCAGTTAATGTACTATTAGATTGTATCTgctaaaaattatactttttcaTGTATAATGTACAGCTCTGCATATAGTCCATAAATAGACATATTTGTGGCATTAAGACATCATGGTGGGGATCATCAGAGAAAAAATGTCTGCATGTGCTCCTTGGTGTTGAGGGGTGCAATAATGAAAAATGAGGTGGA contains these protein-coding regions:
- the CSRNP1 gene encoding cysteine/serine-rich nuclear protein 1: MAGLLKRKFDQLDEDSSSLCSSSSLSSSGHRSPSCSPSSSVSPAWDLDEENPWDQLPLPDRDICGPRSFTPLSILKRAPRKRRGRVAFDGITVFYFPRCQGFTSVPSRGGCTLGMASRHSACRRFSLAEFTQEQARARQEKLRLRLKEEKLEALRWKLSETGVPKTEAGLPLTVDAIDDASVEEDLALAVAGGRLEEMTFLQPFPARKRRALLRASGVRRIDREEKRELQALRQSREDCGCRCDRVCDPETCSCSLAGIKCQMDHTAFPCGCCREGCENPKGRVEFNQARVQTHFIHTLTRLQLEQGAESLGELEAPAQGSAPSPGEQVLASAFPLAKPPVSSELGANSCSSDMTDWSTASGTSEATDDPAHLALPSPGFQPGVDDDGLARILSFSDSERGGREEEEEDGGVGSLDNLGCFHPADIFGTGDLTGLASWTHSYSSSSLTSGILDENANLDASCFLNSGLEGLGEGSLPGPLVPASTDAGQSSSVDLSLSSCDSFELLQALPDYSLGPHYTSRKVSDSLDHLEVPHFTLPAFSPPADASTCFLESIMGLTEPAAEALAPFVDGQLFEDTTPASLVEPVPV